The Stigmatella aurantiaca DW4/3-1 genome contains the following window.
TCTGGCCGATGGGAAGATCATCCTCAATGGCCGTGCCCTGCTCGGCTCGGATGTCGCCATCCGCCGGGGCCACCTGCGCCTGCCCGATGGAGGTGTCTACCAACTCGTCCCCGGCGAGTCCCAACGCTTCAAGGCCTACCGCGTCCAGCACAACCAAGCCCGCGGCCCCTATAAAGGAGGCATCCGCTACCACCGCGAGGTGTCCCTGGACCTCTTCAAGGCCCTGGCCGCGGAGATGACCTGGAAGACGGCCATCTCCGAGGTCCCCTTCGGCGGCGGCAAGGGCGGCATCCAGATCGATCCGCGCCAGTACGGCAAGGAGGAGCTGGAGAACATCACCTTGCGCTTCATGTACAAGCTCAAGAACCTCATCGGGCCCAACATCGACATCCCCGCCCCGGACGTGGGCACCAACGGGGAGATCATGGCCCTCATGTACCGGCAGTACTCGGACGGTGAGCGCGAGCGCCACCACCTGCGCGGCATCGTCACCGGCAAGGACGTGCGCATCGGCGGCTCCGAGGGCCGCGCCAAGGCCACCGGCCAGGGCGTCGCCTTCTGCATCGAGGACTACTACGCCGATCGCGGCGAGTCCGTGAAGGGGAAGACCTTCATCCTCCAGGGCTTCGGCAACGTGGGCAGCCACGGCGCCGCCATCCTCTCCAGCATGGGCGCCCGCCTGCTGGCCGTGAACGACGCCGACGGCACCATCTTCAACGGGGATGGCATCGACGTGAACGCGCTCATGGCCTACGTCCAGGATCCGCAGAACCTCAAGCGCAGCGTCCTCGGCTTCCCGGGCGCCCAGCGCATCGAGAAGAAGGACCTCTGGGACATTCAGGCAGACATCCTGCTGCCCGCGGCACTCGGCGGGGAGATCACCGCGGGCATCGCCGAGCGGCTCAAGGTCAAGCTCGTCGCCGAGGGCGCCAACGGCCCCACCACCCCCGAGGCCGACCGCGTGCTCCTCAAGCGCGGCATCGATCTCATCCCGGACATCATCGCCAACGCGGGCGGTGTGACGGTGAGCTACTACGAGTGGATCCAGAACAAGCGCATGGAGCGCTGGAGCGAGGCCGAGGTGGATCAGCGCCTGGAGAAGGCGATGAAGCGCAACTACCGCATCATCCGCGACATCTCCCGCAACCAGCCGCGCAAGACCGAGATGCATGACAGCCGTCCGTACTGCATCGGCAAGAGCGTGGACCCGCGCTGCGCCGCGATGATCCTCGCCCTCAAGCGCATCGAGGCCCACTACCTCCTCGAAGGCTTCTCGCAGTAGGCCCCCGCCGCCGCCTTGGGCGGCCGCGAGCCTCTTCCTGGGCACGGTCCGTTTCGCGGGCCGTGCCCTTCGTCCGTCAGTGCATCACCCGCTCGCGGTCCACCAGCAGCAGGGGCGCGTCATCCTGCGTCTCGTAGGCGACGACCCGCAGGCCCACGCCGCGGCTGTTGCCCTCCCGCCCATCCTTGCGCCCGTAGGCCAACGCCACCTGGTAGCGCACCTCGCACAGGCACGTCATCTCCGTGCCGTCCTCCCCCGCGAAGGTGACCTTCAGCTTCTCGCCCAGCGGCATGGGCTCGCGCGTCTCCACGAACATGCCTCGGGCACTGATGTTGCGTCCGATGCCCCGCGTCATTCCATCCCGCGTGCTCAAGTACACCGTGAAAACCTTGTCGAACCGAAGGTTTGAGCGCCGTTCTTCCACGCGAGCATGCCTCCCAGAGGGGGTTGATGCGCTCAACCTACATGGTGGTTTCATGTAGTCAAAATATCCACCCTGGTATACCTTGACGCACCCTGTCGCCCCCCTCCGGAATCGCGCGGCGGCGGACAGAGGGGGCGTGGAGCCCGGTATCATGGGCTTTGGTTTGATCCCCTCCCCTCCCTGGAAAGCCCGCGCCGTGATCCGTTGCCTCCTGGTCCTCTGCTTGCTGCTGCCCGCGTTCGCCCATGCGGATGTGGACCCCCGCTTCGCCCGGCTGAGGGACACCGCCGAGCCCCTGGGGGGATTGGGGGCGTTTCTCGAGCGCTACATCGGTGAGTGCGGAAGCCTGTTCGCCTCCTCGGACTGCCGCACCAAGGCGGACGCCTTCCGCAAGCACTACCGGGGCAAGCGGATGTACATGATCGTCACCGAGGAAGTGGCGACCATGGTCGCCCCCGGCGCCTACCAGCCGAACAGCGGCAACTTCTCCATCCACGTCACCCCGTCCTTCCCCGGCGGCCGCTACACCCTCACCGAGGGCACCCCCAAGAAGACGGACGCCGAGGGCAACCCCCTCCTGCCGGTGATGACCGTGACCGGGACATCGCCCCGAGGCTGGAACGGCGGCGTGTTCTCGCGGCTGTTCTCCTCCAAGGGCGTCCGGGTCCAGGTCATCTTCACGCCGCTGGACATCTGGAGCCTGCCCCACCCCAGCGGAGGGAAGACTTTCGGGGTGTCCGCGCGCATCGAGGCCCTGCTCGTGACGGAGGGGCGCACCGGCCAGGAGCTGGGCCTGTGGCTCGACGGGAAGGACGCCCCCAAGAAGAAGTAGGCCTCCCCCGGCCGGGAGCCCGTCAGGGTGCCAGCGCCAGGTACTGCTGCACATCGCCCCGCTGCACGCGCAGCAGGACGTTGGGGCCCATCTCGCCCCGCTCCAGGATCGCGCGCACGCCCGCCACATCCTTCACGCGCCGCCGGTTCACCTCGGTGATGACATCCCCCGCCGTCACCCCGGCCTGCGCCGCGGCGCTGCGGGGAACCACCCCCGTGACGAGCGCCCCCGAGTACGCGGTGTTGCCCGTGGAGGCGGCCACCTCCGGGGACAGATCCTTCAGCATCAGCCCCAGTTCGTCCATGTTCCCAGGGCTGGCCAGCGCCTGCAGCGTCTCGGGCGCCGGGCGCGCGGCCAGCTTCACCGACACCTCCTGCTTGGCGCCCTCGCGCATCAACGTCAGCTTCGTCTCCGTGCCGGGAGCCAGCAGCGCCACCTTGCGCAGCAGTTGGAGGTAGGAATCGATGGTCTTGCCGTTGACGGCCAGGACTTGATCCCCCGAGCGAATGCCCGCCTCCGCGGCGGGACTGCGGCGATAGACATGCCGCACCACCAGGTAGCGCTCGACCTGCCCGGCGTGCGCATCGTCGATGTCCACGCCCAGCCACCCTCGCTCCAGGCGCCCGTTCTCGCGCAGGTTGGGCAGCAGATCCTTCACCAGGTTGATGGGCACCGCGAAGCCAATGCCTTGCCCCTGGCTCATGATGGCGGTGTTCACCCCCACCACCTCGCCGCGCATGTTGAACAAGGGCCCGCCGGAATTGCCGGGGTTGATGAGCGCATCCGTCTGGATGAAGTCATCGAAGACATCCACGCCCAGCACGCGCTCCTTCGCGGAGATCATCCCGTGAGACACCGAGTGGTCCAACCCAAACGGGTTGCCGATGGCGACCACCCAGTCTCCCACCTCGAGGCGATCCGAGTCTCCCAGGTACACCGCCGGCAGTGGCGCGGGCCCCACGCCTCGCAGCCGCAGCAACGCCACATCCGTGGAGGCATCCCGGCCCACCACCTCGGCGGGAAACTCCCGGCCGTCCGACAACCCCACATCGATGCTCTGGGCCCGGGCCACGACGTGGTTGTTCGTCACCACCAAGCCGTCCGGGGTGAGCACGAAGCCTGAGCCCGTCGAACGCCCCGCGGAGCTGGAGCGGGGCTGGGCGTTCAATGTGCTGATGCGAACGACGCTCGCCTCCACCGCGCGGATCAGCGGCGCCAGCGAGGTGGGCGGCACGAACTCGGGAATGTCCGCCCCCTTCCCGGCGGGCCGTTCCCGCCAGAGCGCCAGGGAGTTGGCTTCCGCGCGGTGCTCCTGCTCCGCCATCCAGACGGCGTGCTCACGCGACCGGGCTTGGAGCCACGGGTTCAGCCCCCCTTCGGCCCAGGCGGACGTGACGAATGCCAGGAAGAACAGCAGGCAGAAAGGGGCAAGAACGTGATGGCGCATGAGAGGACACATGACGGCAGGGGAAACAGCCACCCCTCCCGCCTATTTCCCCTGGGGCGGCCGGTCAAGCCTGTGCGGGCGGAACGTACTTCGCCACCTTCACCCGCGCGGGCCGGATGATCCGGTCCTTTAGCCGGTAACCCGCCCGGATCTCCGCCACCACCCGCTGGTCTTCCTGCGGCTCAGGGGTGATCTCCATGTCGGCGGCCTCGGCCGTGTTGGGGTCATACATCTGCCCCACCACTTGAATCCGCTCGATGCCCGCGGCCTGTACCTTGGCCAGCAGCCCATCCCGGATCATCCGGACCCCCTGGCCCAGCGAGGAGTTCGCCCCCGGGCCGCTCATGGTGAGGCAGCGATCCAGCTCGTCGATGGCCTCCAGCAACGTCACGGCCACGTTGCCGCGCTCCACGTCGATCATCCGCTCCCGCTCGCGCGAGAGCCGCTGCTTGAACTCCTCGCGGTCCTTGTCGAGCGTCTGATACGCCCGCGCCAGCTCATCCAGGCGGCGCCGGGTGGCCTCCAGCTCGGTCTCCAGTCGCTGCCGCTCCGCGTCTGCCGCTGCCCCGGTGGCCTCCTGCCGGGGAGGCGCCTCCTCCGGAGACGCCGAGGCATCCGCGGAAGTGGGCTGCGTGGGCTCCGCGGCGGGGGCCTGCTCCTGCTTTCCATTCTGGGTATGGCCGTTCATATGAACCTGCGCCGAGTCAGTGGCGCGCCTGGGCGCGCCCGGGTGGGTGTCGCTGATTGCCTACATCGCTGAACAGGCCGAACCTAACCGGCAGCACAGGCCTGTCAACGCGCGACCCACGGGTGCTCGCACTAGTGCTCGGAAGGCGCGGCCTCCTGCTCGAGCAGAAAGCCGTGGTCCACTTGCCCCGTCACCTCGTCGATAATCTCCACCTGCGCCGCACGCAGTGAGTAGTACAGCAGCCAACGCTCCGCCGCCGTGAGCGTCCCCGAAGGCAGGGCCTTTTCGATCTCCTGCACCGTGAGCCGCCCGTCCCTCAGCCCCTTGGCGAACAGCGCTTTCCGGGCCACATAGCTCTTGCCAATCCTGTTCTCCACGGAAGCCTCCTCCTCGTCTACCCAAGGTAATCCGCCCGCTAAAATGCCGCAGGGGGCCCCGGCAACAGGCCCCCTGCGTGGTCCTCAAGCAAGCAATCAGACGTCGCGCGACGAGCGAGCGTGCTGGGTGGGCGGTGTGCCCTCCTGGTTCTCGGTCGGGTGCGCGGAGACCACCTGCCGGGCCTCGGGGTGCAGCAACCCCCGGTCCGGCACCACCTTGGGTCCCAGCAGGATCGCCATGGCGTCCTCTTCCACGACCTCGGTGGCCAGCAACCGGGCCGCCAGTGCGTGCACCTTGTCCTTGTGGTTGGAGAGCACCTCCCGGGCCCGGTCGAGCGCCTCGCTGACGAGCTTGTTCACTTCCTCGTCCACCATGCGCGCCGTCTGTTCGGAGTAAGTGCGCGACTCGGGCAGCCCCGCCGAGCGCAGGAAGCCTGGGCCATGATCCGCGCCCAGCGCCACCGGCCCCAGCGAGCTCATGCCGTAGTCCCGCACCATCGCCCGGGCGATCTCCGTGGCCTGTTTGATGTCGTTCGAGGCACCGGTGGAGATCTCCCCGATGAAGAGCTCCTCCGCGGCCCGGCCGCCCATCATCCCCGCCATCTTGTCGCGCAACTCCTCCAGCGACATGAGGTACCGGTCCTCCAGCGGCAGCGACATGGTGTAGCCCAGCGCCGCCAGGCCGCGCGGGATGATGGACACCTTCGTCACCCGCTCCGCGTGGGGCAGCATCCAGCCCACCACGGCATGGCCGGCCTCGTGGTGCGCGACGATGTCCTTCTCGCGCTCGTTCATCCGGCGGTTCTTCTTCTCCAGGCCCGCCACCACCCGCTCGATGGCCTCCTCGAAATCCGCCCGCGTCACCGCGTCCCGGTTGCGCCGCGCGGCCAAGAGCGCCGCCTCGTTCACCACGTTGGCCAGGTCCGCGCCCGCGAACCCCGGCGTGCGCGCCGCCAGGCCCTTCAGGTCCACGTCCGGCCCCAGCTTCACCTGCCGCGAGTGGATCTCCAGCACGCGCTCACGGCCCCGCTTGTCCGGCCGATCCACCAGCACCTGGCGATCGAAGCGTCCCGGGCGCATGAGGGCGCTGTCGAGAATCTCCGGACGGTTGGTGGCCGCCAGGATGATGAGGCCCGTGCGCCCATCGAAGCCGTCCATCTCCGCCAGCAACTGGTTGAGTGTCTGCTCACGCTCGTCATGGCCTCCGGCCACGCCCGAGTTGCGGCTCTTGCCGATGGCGTCCAGCTCGTCGATGAAGATGATGCACGGGGCCTTGGCGGTGGCCTGGCCGAACAGATCCCTCACGCGCGCAGCGCCCACGCCCACGAACATCTCCACGAACTCGGAGCCCGAGAGGCTGAAGAAGGGCACCCCCGCTTCACCCGCAACGGCCCGGGCCAGCAGCGTCTTGCCCGTTCCCGGAGGGCCCACCAGGAGCACGCCCTTGGGAATGCGCCCGCCCAGGCGGCGGAACTTCTCTGGCGTCTTGAGGAACTCGACGATCTCGCTCAGCTCCTCCACGGCCTCGTCCACACCGGCCACGTCCTTGAAGCCCACGCCGGTGTCGGCCTCCGCCTGCACCTTCGCGCGTGTCTTGCCGAAGCTCATCACGCTCTGCGGCCCCTGGCCCATGCCCCCAGCCACCCGCCGCATCATGAAACTCCAGAACAGGAACACCAGCAGCATGGGGATGAGCCAGATCCACAGCACATCCGAGATGCCGGACTGGGGCACGGCCTCGTACTGAACGCCCTTCTGCTCCAGCAGGTCGACGAGCTTGTCGTCCCCCGGGACGCGGTAGGCCATCCACGGCAGCGAGGGCAGCTCGCCCCGCAACGATCGCTCCTGGCCCTGCGGCACCGGAGGCTGCGGGGAGGTGTCCTTGAGGGTGCCCTTCACCCACTCCGGTGAGACATAGACCCGGGTGAACTGTCCATTTTCCACCGCCTGCCGGAACTGGCTGTAGCTGACCCGGCGCACCCCCGCGTCATGGAAGACCTGACGGAACAGCAAGAAGCCCAGAACCAATAAAAGGATGTAGCCCAGCGGAGAGCCGAGCTTGAATCCCTTGGTCGACGCCGGCTTCTCCGGCTTCTTGGGCCCTCGGCCCATTCCAGAAGGTGTTGGTTCCTGCTTCATCGTCGGCACGCTCGCCCCTCCCCCGGGACCTTGCCCATGTGGCAAGGCATCACACCTGCGGGCCAAAGATGGTCACCTTCGTCTGTCCGTCAACCCGAGCTGCCAGCCCCCCTTGTCAACGTGTCAACAGACCGTCATCGGCAGCGGGTTCGATACATCGGTTGCCCCGTGAACTCCGAGCCCAACAGGTATCCGTCCCCATCGGCCAGGAACGCGATGGCCTCGGCCTGAGCCTGGCTGGCCCCAGGCACCTCCACCACCTGTCCTCCCATCAGGGCCGCGAGATCCGGGGCCTTGGGGCGGCGGACCTCCCACACGCGCGTGTAGGTGCGCAGCAGCAGCCGCTCCCCGGAAGGGTGCAGGGAAGCCCCCGTCGTCATGCGATCCACCCCCGAGGGCGCCTGGAGCGTCCCGAGCCGCGAGGCCCGGCCGGTCTCGCCCGGCCTCAGGTTCTCCAGCACGTAGACGTCGCCCAGCGATTCGGGGGTTTTGGTGATGACGGCCAGCTGGCCCGTGCTCGCATTCATGATGAGCGCCTCGGCATCGTGATGACCATCAGGGTAGACGAACGCCAGCGGTTCCACGGGGAGGGTGGCATCGGCGAGCTGCGTGGGCTCGGGCAACCGGAACAAGCGCACCTGCTGCCGGTCCCGGAGGTTGTCCCCGATGTCCGCCAGGTAGACGCAGGAGGCGGCTCTCTGCCCGGGCGCACAGGGCCCCACGGCGACGTCCTCGAGATCGAGCGGGGACGCTCCCGTCAGCGTGAGGGTGGCCAGCACCTTGCCCCCTTCATCGATGGCGTAGAGCCGGAAGCCGTTGTCCGAGTCGTTGTGGGCCCAGAAGACGCCTGGGTGAAGCGCACTGGCCGCCAGCCCGGACAGCTCTGGCAGCTCCGGGGGCACGGCGCCTGTGTGCTGAGGCTCGCTATAAAGGATGCAGCCAGGCACTCCGTCCGCGGGCACGTACCGGGAGGAGCCCCCTGCGTCCGGCGAGGAGGGAGGCGTGGGCAGGGAACGCGAGCAGGCACACAGCACGCCCACCAGCAGCCCCCACGCCAGGCGGCTCACTTCAGGTGTCCAGATCGAGCAGTTTCGCCAGGGTTCGCGCATCCGCATCCGGGAACTGGTACTGCGACATCTCCTCCAACAACACCCAGCGGTGGTCGTGCACGCGCAGGTGCTGGATGGGGGCCGCCGGGTCGCTCAGCCGACAGCGGAAGACGCGGAAGTCGATGTCATAGGTCGGGTACTCGTGCCGGGTGTGCATCGCCTGCTCGAGCACCACCACCCCGACGCCCATCTCCTCTTGGATCTCCCGGGCCAGGGCCTCGGGATCGGTCTCGCCCTCTTCCACGCGGCCCCCGGGAAACTCCCAGAGCAGGGGCAACGACGCCTTGGGCGGACGCTGGGTGATGAGGTAGCGCCCTTCTTCGTTCTGAAGCATCGCGCCGACAACGCGGACCTGACGGCGACCCATACGCCTCTCCTGTTCTTGCGAAAGGAGGGGCGGCGTAACACAGCGACTGCCCTCACGCCAACCACCCCCATCCCGGTTTGAGGCCCGCCAGGCCGCCCCCCTCTCCGGTCAGGGAGAAGACCCCCGTTTGCGCCGCCTCTCGCCCCCAGACGCCACCCGCCGGGGCGCAGCGCTCCGGGGCCGCTGGCGCGGGGCCGCGTGGACCAGGGCCGCCACCTCGCGCTCCGCTTCGGGCCGGCCGTACATCGGCCCCAGGCGAAACAGGTGCATGCGCAGGTCGTGGCCAAACTCCGCGCACGAGCCATAGCGATCGCTGCGCCGGGGCGACAGGGAGCGGCGGAGGATGGGGCGCAAGCCCGTGGGCAGCATGCGCGTGGCCTCCATCACGTCCCGTGCCGTCAGCGACCGGATGCGCTGGACAAACCCCTCGCTGAGGGTGCGCAGTTGCGTCTTCAAATCCGCGACGAGCACGGCCCCCGCCCGGTCCCGGGGACCCAGGGCCTGCGCCTCGTCCATGCGGCGCCTCAGCTCTCGCATCTCCTGGGAGAGCCGCTCAGCCCCCTCCACCAGGGGCCTGCCGGTGAGCACATGAAAGAGCACGGCCCCCAACGAGAACTGATCCGTGCGCCCATCCAGCATCCCCTTCCGGGTCAGCTCGGGAGAGGCATAGGCGAGGTTGCCGGGCAGGGCATCGTCCTCCGTGGGCTGGCGCCCCGGCAGCGTTGACCAGACGGTCCCAAAGTCGGTGAGCTTCACCTCTCCCCGCCGGCCCACGACCAGGGTGAGGGGCGACACGTTGCGGTGGACCAGCCGCAGCCAGCGGCCGTCCTCACTGGTGAGCTCGTGGGCGTGGTGGAGCGCATCCGCCACCTCGACCCCCAGGTAACAGGCAAAGGCCTCCGACAAGGGATTGCCCGTCAGAACCGAGAGCTCCAGGAGCGAGTCCAGCCGGTGGCCCTCCACGTGTTCCAGGACGAGGTAGGGGTCTCCCGTGGTGCCCTGCACATCGTGCAGCCCGGCGATGCCCGGGTGGTGGAGCCGCGAGGTGACGGCCACTTCCTCCATGAGCCGCCGGTAGTCCTCCTCCCGGCAGTCGCGGCTCAGACGCTTGAGCACGACGTAGTCGCCCGACGTCTTGTCGAAGTGCCGCCGCGCCAGCAGCAGTTCCCCGTGCCAGGTCTGCTCCAAGGGGCGGATGAGTTCGTACGTCGTATGCCCGGACTGCAGCAGCACCGGACCGGCGGACGGGGGGGGGCCCGAGGGCGGGCTCGTCATGGACAGGCTCCTCTCTCCGCGGGGACGGAAGGTGCTCCCGCAGGACAACCCTGAAGGTAAATTTACCGCCACTCTACGTCGAGAGTTGCCTCCAATTGAAAGATCGAGTGGAAAGACGCGGCACACGCGATGGCGTACGCTGCACATCCCAACGGAGTCTGCCGCCCATGAGTCAGAGACAACGGGCCCTGGCCCTCGGTGCCGCCCTCCGGGCCGCGCGCGAGAAGACGGGGCTCTCCCAAGAGGAGGTCGCCACCCGCGTCGAGTTGCACCCGATGACCTACGGGGGCATCGAGCGGGGCCGCCTGCTGCCCAGCGTCTCCACGCTGACGCGGCTGTGCGTCGTGCTGAAGGTCGACCCGGATGACCTGCCCGACCTCCAGGACCTCCAGGATTAGAATCTGCCACCGCACCTGACAGAAACGCTTGTCGTACGAGGGTGCGCTACGCCCTCTCTCAGGTCCACTCCTGAGCAGGGGCCACACTGATGACGATCGACTTGGAGGTGGGCGTGCGGCTCTTCTCGGCGAGGCTGTCGATGGGAACTAGCACGTTGGTCTCGGGGAAGTAGGTCGCTGCGCACCGTCGCGGAATCCGATAGGGCACCACCACGAAACGGTGTGCCACGCGCGTCTCTCCCCGGAAGTGGCTCGTCAGATCGACGCTCTGACCCTCCTCCAGCCCGAGCGACTCGATGTCCTCCGGGTTCATCAACACCACTCGTCTGCCGTTGCGGATGCCCCGATAGCGGTCGTCTAGACCGTATATCGTGGTGTTGTATTGATCGTGGCTCCGCAAGGTCATCATCAGCAGTTGGCCAGGGCCTAGCTCGATGCGCGGCAGCGGGTGCACGGTGAAGTGCGCCTTGCCGCTGGGCGTGGTGAAGCGCCCCTCGCGCGGGCCGTTGGGCAGATAGAAGCCGCCCGGCTCCCGCACCCGCTGGTTGAAGCGCTCGAAGCCCGGAACGACCCGGGAAATGAACTCGCGGATGCGATCGTAATCCTCCACCCCTCCCGCCCAATCCACCCGGCTGCGCGCGCCGAGCGTCGCCCGGGCCAACGAGGCGACGATGTCCGGCTCACTGCGCAGGGTCGTGGCCGCAGGCTCCACCGTGCCCCGCGAGGTGTGCACCACCCCCATCGAGTTCTCTACCGTGACGAACTGCTCTCCTCCCGCCTGGGTGTCGCGCTCGGTCCGCCCCAGGCACGGCAAGATGAGCGCCCGCCGTCCATGAATGAGGTGACCCCGGTTGAGCTTGGTGGACACATGTGCGGTGAGGCGCGTCCGGCGCAGGGCCTCGGCGGTGAACTCGGTGTCTGGTGTCGCCGAGAGGAAGTTGCCTCCCAGGGCAAACAGGACCTTCACCCTCCCCTCGTGCATGGCTCGGATGGTGGCCACCGTGTCCAAGCCGGGGCGCTGCGGCGGCGTGAAACCAAACTCACGCCCCAATGCCTCCAGGAACGCCGCGGAAGGCTTCTCCAGAATGCCCATGGTGCGATCGCCCTGCACATTGCTGTGGCCTCGCACCGGACACAGCCCCGCGCCCGGCCTTCCAATGTTGCCGCGCAGCAACGCCAGATTGACGACCTCTTGGATGTTGGCCACCGCGTTGCGGTGCTGGGTGAGCCCCATCGCCCAACAGAAGATCGTTGCCTCCGAGCGGGCCAGGATCTCCGCGGCGGCGAGGATCTCGTCGCGCGGCACCCCGCTCTGCTCCACCACCTCGTCCCAGGACAGGGCACGCAGGGCCGCTGCATACGCCTCGAACCCCACCGTGCGCTGGGAGATGAACTCCCGGGCCAGCACCCGGCCCGGAAACTTGGCATCCTCTTCCAGCAAAGCCTTGCCCAGCCCCTGAAGGAGGGCCACATCCCCATTGATGCGCACCTGAAGCCACAGCCGGTTGATGGCCGTTCCGGGCCCGAGGAGCTGAAGGGGCTCCTGCGGGTGCTTGAAGCGGTTGAGGCCCGTCTCGGGCAGCGGGTTGATGCTGACGATCTGGCACCCCCGGCGCGCGGCGGCCTGGAGCGAGGTGAGCATCCGTGGGTGGTTGGTCCCCGGGTTCTGCCCGATGACGAAGATGGCCTCGGCCTTGTCGAAGTCCTCCAGCGTCACCGTCCCCTTGCCAATACCAACCGTCTCGACGAGCGCCGCCCCGCTGGACTCATGGCACAGGTCCGCACAGTCCGGCAGGTTGTTGGTCCCGAACTGCCGGACGAAGAGCTGGTAGAGGAACGCCGCCTCGTTGCTGGTGCGCCCGGAGGTGTAGAAGCACGCCTGGTCCGGTGAGTCCAAGGCGTTCAGCTCCTCGGCCACCAGCGCGAACGCCTCCTCCCACGAGAGCGGCTCATAGTGGGTGGCCCCATCGCGCAGCACCATGGGGTGCGTCAACCGTCCCTGCTTGCCCAGCCAGTGGTCTGTCTGCCGCGACAGCTCCTCCACGCTCCACTGACGGAAGAACTCGGGCGTCACCCGCGCCGTTGTGCCCTCCTCCGCCACCGCCTTGGCGCCGTTCTCGCAGAACTCCGTCACGGTGCGGTGGGCGTCCGGGTCTGGCCACGCACAGCCGGGGCAATCAAAGCCATCCTTCTGGTTGACCTTGAGCAGCAATTGGGCACCTCGCACCAGCCCCATCTGCCCGAAGACGTGCTGAAGCGAGGAGACCACCGCGGGCACACCGCCGGCGACTTCCTTGGCGGGCCCGATCTCGGGCGGGTTCTCCTCCAAGGGAGGCTGGGCACTGGGACGAGCCACCGCCAGTTCCTCCGGTGAGCCCCGCTTCGCCGCCTGCCCGCTGCCCTGCTTGTCCGCCATGGCGTCTCCTCCGCGCGAGCCTAGCACCCGGAGCGCGGTCCCCTCACCGGCCCCCCGTTCTTGCCTCCTCGCCGAGCGCCGAGGTGGACACCGCATAAACGGTGGGCACCACGGCACGGACACAATGCGATCGCCCAATCAGGCTCTCGGCGTGGCCCAGGAAAAGGTAACCCGTGGGCGCGAGGTGTCCAAGCAGCCGCTGGACGGTCCGCTGCCGGGAAACGTCGTCGAAGTAGATGAGCACGTTCCGGCAGAACAGCAGATCGAACGGCCCCTCCACCGGATAGAAGGCCGAATGGAGGTTCACCCGCTGGAAACGCACCTGCTCGCGCAGTTCGGGGCCCGCCTTCATCCACCCTTCTTGGGTGCCGGTCCCCCTCAGCATGTAAGCCTTGAGGTACTCCATTGGAATGTCGGCGGCCTTCTCCTGAGGCCACACCGCCTGCCGGGCCTGCGCCAGGATTCGCGTCGACAGGTCCGAGGCCAGAATCTCCAGCCGCCAGCCCTCCCACTCCGGGAGCCGGTGGCTCAGCAACATCGCCAGGGAGAAAGGCTCCTCGCCCGTCGAGCAACCCGCGCTCCACACGCGCACCGTCCGTGTTCCCTGGTCCGTGGCCCCCTGAGCGCGCCACCTCGGAAGGACTTCCTGCTCCAGGAACTCGAAGTGCTTGGGCTCCCGGAAAAAGCTCGTCTCGTGGGTGCAGATGGCATCCAACAGTTGCACCCGCTCCGTGACGTCCCCCTCCACCCGGCGCAGGTATGCCTCGGCGGAAAGGTCTCCCAGCTCTCGCAGCCGACGCGACAGGCGCCCCATCAACAGCGCTCGCTTCGCGGGGCC
Protein-coding sequences here:
- a CDS encoding CheR family methyltransferase, coding for MSRHTAARDLGPERWPLPSALTLPERVFRGYQQLIYREAGIYLGPAKRALLMGRLSRRLRELGDLSAEAYLRRVEGDVTERVQLLDAICTHETSFFREPKHFEFLEQEVLPRWRAQGATDQGTRTVRVWSAGCSTGEEPFSLAMLLSHRLPEWEGWRLEILASDLSTRILAQARQAVWPQEKAADIPMEYLKAYMLRGTGTQEGWMKAGPELREQVRFQRVNLHSAFYPVEGPFDLLFCRNVLIYFDDVSRQRTVQRLLGHLAPTGYLFLGHAESLIGRSHCVRAVVPTVYAVSTSALGEEARTGGR